In Spirochaeta thermophila DSM 6578, the following proteins share a genomic window:
- a CDS encoding phenylalanine--tRNA ligase subunit alpha, giving the protein MAIDVHQLHPLEVKVLLSFSPGTPLTHTILQEKLGFNIGQSNQAFSWLLAKGLVEEHERATRTYYELTPLGEEYAERGTPEARILSLLEEEGPLPLPEIASRLDLEQKEVGTAFGQMKKDGLLAMDEEKRVVIADPSATGRIEGVRNLIRKAKEKGGSLSEEELSDEERTLVQTISRKRGAGSEPFKLVEREQVSYVLTREAADVAQELAKAGFTGEELGAVTPEMLKTGAWKAKRFRPYNIQIPPKRLLIGRTNAYCDYLAWVKDKMVALGFEEFDGPLVETEFWNSDALFMPQFHSARDIHDVYYIEEPQYAKEIPEPYLSRVAATHEHGWETGSRGWEYTFDRTFTRRLILRSQGTVLSAKQLTKAKVPGKYFGIVRCFRHDQVDATHLSDFYQTEGIVLGEEVNLRNLLGLLKMFAEEVAGATEVKYVPGYFPFTEPSVEVHIKHPVLGWFELGGSGIFRPEVTKPLGIEVPVLAWGLGIDRMALMHLGLNDLRDLFTYDIEAARLRRRI; this is encoded by the coding sequence ATGGCGATCGACGTACACCAGCTCCATCCCCTCGAAGTGAAGGTCCTCCTGTCCTTCAGCCCCGGGACCCCCCTCACCCACACCATCCTGCAGGAGAAGCTGGGATTCAATATCGGCCAGTCCAACCAGGCCTTCAGCTGGCTCCTCGCAAAGGGGCTCGTGGAGGAACACGAACGGGCCACCCGCACGTATTACGAGCTCACCCCGTTGGGAGAGGAGTACGCCGAAAGGGGGACGCCCGAAGCACGCATCCTCTCGCTCCTCGAGGAAGAGGGACCGCTTCCCCTCCCCGAGATCGCCTCGAGGCTCGACCTCGAACAGAAGGAAGTGGGCACCGCCTTCGGCCAGATGAAGAAGGACGGCCTCCTCGCCATGGACGAGGAGAAACGCGTGGTCATCGCGGACCCCTCCGCCACGGGGAGGATCGAAGGGGTGCGGAACCTCATCCGGAAGGCCAAGGAGAAAGGAGGAAGCCTCTCCGAAGAAGAGCTCTCGGACGAGGAGCGCACCCTCGTTCAGACCATAAGCCGCAAACGGGGGGCCGGATCCGAACCCTTCAAGCTGGTGGAGCGGGAACAGGTCTCCTACGTCCTCACCCGCGAAGCCGCAGACGTGGCGCAAGAGCTTGCAAAAGCCGGCTTCACGGGAGAGGAACTGGGCGCCGTCACCCCGGAGATGCTCAAGACCGGCGCATGGAAAGCCAAGCGGTTCAGGCCCTACAACATTCAGATCCCGCCGAAACGGCTCCTCATCGGACGCACCAATGCCTACTGTGACTACCTCGCATGGGTGAAGGACAAGATGGTGGCACTCGGATTCGAGGAATTCGACGGTCCTCTGGTGGAGACCGAGTTCTGGAACTCCGACGCCCTCTTCATGCCCCAATTCCACTCCGCGCGCGACATCCACGACGTGTACTATATCGAAGAACCGCAGTACGCAAAGGAGATCCCCGAGCCCTATCTCTCGAGGGTGGCCGCCACCCATGAGCACGGGTGGGAGACCGGAAGCCGTGGCTGGGAGTACACCTTCGACCGCACCTTCACCCGGAGACTCATCCTCAGGAGCCAGGGAACGGTGCTCTCGGCCAAACAGCTCACCAAGGCGAAGGTCCCGGGCAAGTACTTCGGGATCGTCCGCTGCTTCCGGCACGACCAGGTGGATGCCACCCACCTCTCCGACTTCTACCAGACCGAGGGCATCGTCCTGGGCGAGGAGGTGAACCTGCGCAACCTCCTGGGTCTCCTCAAGATGTTCGCCGAGGAGGTCGCGGGTGCCACCGAGGTGAAATACGTGCCCGGGTACTTCCCCTTTACCGAACCATCGGTCGAGGTGCACATAAAGCACCCGGTCTTGGGATGGTTCGAGCTCGGAGGTTCGGGCATCTTCAGGCCCGAGGTCACCAAACCCCTCGGGATAGAGGTACCGGTCCTCGCCTGGGGTCTCGGAATAGACCGCATGGCCCTCATGCACCTCGGACTCAACGACCTGCGCGACCTTTTCACCTACGACATCGAGGCAGCACGACTCAGGAGGAGGATCTGA
- the pheT gene encoding phenylalanine--tRNA ligase subunit beta, with translation MPKIEISRDKFFDALGRRFSYPELEELLTVAKGELDDVDEEEGLLKIELNDTNRPDLWSLRGLVRQLRTYLGEPAPTYPFISRPNERKESGERTIEVDPGLREIRPYIAGFVARGRVVDDDILRDLIQTQEKLCWNFGQKRKAVAMGIYRSTLIRYPVQYKAADPDRTRFVPLSMEKELSLREILREHPKGQEFGWIVEHLPAYPFLTDARGEVLSFPPIINSARIGAVEVGDEELFVELTGLDLKTILLACTIVACDMADEGFEILPVKVVYPYDTPMGRELTTPFAFQTVEHTTRSAVEKLLGLNLTSEEISQALTRMGVSHTIEGDTITIVPPVYRNDFLHPVDIAEDIMIGHGMDRFDPEMPRDFTVGRLSAAEERNRRVKMLMVGMGFQEMIFNYLGSRRDFIEKMRMSDEDAIRVANPLSENYEYVRPSVLPSLLAAESVSSHAVYPHHIFETGKVAKKDPEDNYGSKTYNMLGFLSADPKADFNMTSSHVAALCYYLGKEYTLEPKEDPRFVPGRTAALLVGGREVGIFGEVHPEVLENWGITMPCAACEINLDILFEAE, from the coding sequence ATGCCCAAGATCGAAATCTCACGAGACAAGTTCTTCGACGCCCTCGGAAGGCGGTTCTCGTATCCCGAACTCGAAGAGCTCCTCACCGTGGCCAAAGGGGAGCTCGACGACGTCGATGAGGAGGAAGGCCTCCTCAAGATAGAGCTCAACGACACCAATCGACCCGACCTCTGGTCCCTGCGGGGCCTCGTCCGCCAGCTGAGGACCTACCTCGGAGAACCCGCCCCTACCTATCCGTTCATCTCCCGCCCGAACGAGCGGAAAGAGAGCGGGGAGCGGACCATAGAAGTGGACCCTGGCCTCAGGGAGATACGACCCTACATTGCGGGATTCGTGGCTCGAGGAAGGGTCGTGGACGACGACATCCTCCGCGACCTCATCCAGACACAGGAAAAACTCTGCTGGAACTTCGGTCAGAAGAGAAAGGCCGTGGCCATGGGCATCTACCGGTCCACGCTCATCCGGTATCCCGTGCAGTACAAGGCGGCCGATCCCGACCGCACGCGATTCGTCCCCCTCTCCATGGAGAAGGAGCTCTCCCTCCGGGAGATCCTCCGGGAACACCCGAAGGGGCAGGAGTTCGGGTGGATCGTAGAACATCTTCCCGCCTACCCCTTCCTCACCGACGCCCGTGGTGAGGTCCTGAGCTTCCCTCCCATCATCAACAGCGCACGGATAGGGGCGGTGGAGGTCGGCGACGAGGAGCTCTTCGTGGAGCTCACCGGCCTCGATCTCAAGACCATCCTCCTGGCCTGCACCATCGTGGCCTGCGACATGGCGGACGAGGGCTTCGAGATCCTTCCGGTGAAAGTGGTGTACCCCTACGACACCCCCATGGGGAGGGAACTCACGACCCCCTTCGCGTTCCAGACCGTGGAGCACACCACCCGTAGTGCGGTGGAGAAGCTCCTCGGGCTCAACCTCACCTCCGAGGAGATCTCCCAGGCCCTCACGCGTATGGGGGTTTCCCACACCATCGAAGGGGATACCATCACCATAGTGCCTCCCGTCTACAGGAACGACTTCCTCCACCCCGTGGATATCGCAGAGGACATCATGATCGGCCACGGAATGGACCGGTTCGACCCGGAGATGCCCAGGGACTTCACCGTAGGCCGTCTCTCTGCGGCAGAGGAACGCAATCGCAGGGTGAAGATGCTCATGGTGGGCATGGGGTTCCAGGAGATGATCTTCAACTACCTGGGCTCGCGGCGCGATTTCATAGAGAAGATGCGCATGAGCGACGAGGACGCGATCCGGGTGGCCAACCCCCTCTCCGAGAACTACGAGTACGTCCGGCCCTCCGTCCTCCCCTCCCTCCTCGCCGCCGAGAGCGTCTCCTCGCACGCCGTCTATCCGCACCACATCTTCGAGACCGGCAAGGTGGCGAAGAAAGACCCCGAGGACAACTACGGTTCCAAGACCTACAACATGCTGGGCTTCCTGAGCGCGGATCCCAAGGCCGACTTCAACATGACGAGCAGCCATGTCGCGGCCCTGTGCTACTACCTGGGCAAGGAGTACACCCTCGAGCCGAAAGAGGACCCGCGGTTCGTTCCGGGAAGGACGGCCGCCCTCCTGGTGGGCGGTCGCGAGGTGGGAATCTTCGGCGAAGTCCACCCTGAAGTCCTCGAGAACTGGGGCATCACCATGCCCTGCGCAGCCTGCGAGATCAACCTGGACATCCTCTTTGAAGCGGAGTGA
- a CDS encoding ParA family protein, whose amino-acid sequence MKVVSVYNVKGGVGKTTCAVNLAFLAARDGYTTLLWDLDPQGGATFYLTEQTELARSPRKILSKKSALLDAVIPTPYRDLFLLPADLSLRNVTILLDEMKRSRERIHEQLEKIGDRYDLVLLDAPPGLSLLSENLFSASDRILLPLVPTPLSLRAYLQISAFFSEHDLPAEKILPFFNMVDRRKKIHRTTLEEYSRLPEFLSAWIPQASVVEEMGKRRKPLPAFSRTTTASLAFLRLWEELKRNVGLIRDTDRGT is encoded by the coding sequence ATGAAAGTGGTGAGCGTCTATAACGTGAAGGGAGGAGTGGGGAAGACCACCTGTGCGGTCAACCTCGCGTTTCTCGCCGCTCGGGATGGGTACACCACCCTCCTGTGGGACCTCGATCCCCAGGGCGGGGCCACCTTCTATCTCACGGAACAGACGGAACTCGCCCGGAGCCCCAGGAAGATCCTCTCGAAGAAGAGCGCACTCCTCGACGCCGTGATCCCCACCCCCTATCGTGACCTCTTCCTCCTCCCCGCAGACCTCTCGCTCAGGAACGTCACCATCCTCCTGGACGAGATGAAACGCTCACGGGAGCGCATCCACGAACAGCTCGAGAAGATAGGGGATCGCTACGATCTCGTCCTCTTGGACGCACCTCCCGGACTCTCCCTCCTCTCCGAGAACCTCTTCTCTGCCTCGGATCGCATCCTCCTCCCCCTCGTACCCACCCCGCTCTCCCTTCGCGCCTACCTCCAGATAAGCGCCTTCTTCTCCGAGCACGACCTCCCCGCGGAGAAGATCCTTCCCTTCTTCAACATGGTGGACAGGAGAAAGAAGATCCACCGCACCACGCTTGAGGAGTACTCCCGTCTCCCCGAGTTCCTCTCCGCATGGATACCCCAGGCCTCGGTGGTGGAGGAGATGGGGAAGAGGAGGAAACCCCTCCCCGCCTTCTCCCGCACCACCACGGCGTCCCTCGCCTTCCTGCGACTCTGGGAGGAATTGAAGAGGAACGTCGGCCTCATCCGAGATACGGATCGAGGAACCTGA
- the thrH gene encoding bifunctional phosphoserine phosphatase/homoserine phosphotransferase ThrH encodes MHMVCLDLEGVLFPEIWIAVAETTGIADLKLTTRDVSDYDVLMKHRISVLREHGLRLPDIQRIISSMRPLEGAPEFLEALRERTQVIVLSDTFTEFARPVMRMLGWPTIFCNELVVDEEGFISGYRLRQEDGKRRAVEALRGLNFDVYAAGDSYNDLSMLKAASRGFLFRPPERIAREHPELEVAASYEELLRFLDPYLG; translated from the coding sequence ATGCATATGGTGTGTCTCGATCTGGAGGGTGTGCTCTTCCCGGAGATCTGGATCGCCGTGGCCGAAACCACGGGGATCGCCGATCTCAAGCTCACCACCAGGGATGTGAGCGATTACGACGTCCTCATGAAGCATAGGATCTCGGTCCTCAGGGAACACGGACTGAGACTCCCGGACATCCAGCGGATCATCTCGTCCATGAGACCGCTCGAGGGCGCCCCTGAGTTCCTCGAGGCCCTCCGGGAGAGGACCCAGGTGATCGTGCTCTCGGACACCTTCACCGAGTTCGCCAGGCCCGTGATGCGGATGCTGGGATGGCCCACGATCTTCTGCAACGAGCTCGTCGTGGACGAAGAGGGGTTCATCTCGGGATACCGGCTCCGGCAAGAGGACGGCAAGCGTCGGGCGGTGGAAGCGCTCAGAGGCCTCAACTTCGATGTGTACGCGGCCGGGGATTCCTATAACGATCTCTCCATGCTGAAGGCCGCCTCGAGGGGATTCCTCTTCCGCCCTCCCGAGAGGATCGCACGGGAACATCCGGAGCTGGAGGTGGCCGCCTCCTATGAGGAGCTTCTCAGGTTCCTCGATCCGTATCTCGGATGA
- a CDS encoding CHAP domain-containing protein, with the protein MRIRLHNLSAALLVEVLLFSACTTLPEGQSAWPDHRPRSLSSSYPDGRGPSLSELQRRLVEEARRLVGRERLVVNGRAFTMDCTGVVLAVYYAAGIDLSTEFFRHEGNGVRRLYLTMKSHGLLYFTRTPQPGDLIFWDDTYDANGDGRMNDPLTHVGMVVESHSDGTVVYIHHNYRRGIVLEYMNLYDPDTYTTEKGGKIVVVNSPMRMRGSPAANGKWLASHLVRDFGRAYLYTN; encoded by the coding sequence ATGCGCATACGGCTGCACAACCTCTCCGCAGCTCTCCTCGTGGAGGTACTGCTGTTCTCGGCATGCACGACCCTCCCCGAGGGACAGTCCGCCTGGCCCGACCACAGGCCGCGGTCTCTCTCCTCCTCCTACCCCGACGGGCGGGGACCTTCCCTCTCCGAACTGCAACGACGTCTCGTCGAAGAAGCCCGGAGGCTCGTGGGAAGGGAACGCCTCGTCGTGAACGGCAGAGCTTTCACCATGGACTGCACCGGCGTGGTCCTCGCCGTCTACTATGCGGCAGGCATCGACCTGTCCACCGAGTTTTTCCGCCACGAAGGCAACGGGGTACGCCGTCTCTATCTCACCATGAAGTCGCACGGCCTTCTCTACTTCACCCGGACCCCTCAACCGGGCGACCTCATCTTCTGGGACGACACCTATGACGCGAACGGAGACGGGAGGATGAACGATCCGCTCACCCACGTGGGGATGGTGGTCGAATCCCACTCCGACGGCACCGTGGTATACATCCACCACAACTACCGGCGGGGTATCGTCCTCGAATACATGAACCTCTACGATCCCGACACCTACACCACGGAGAAGGGGGGGAAGATCGTAGTGGTCAACAGCCCCATGAGGATGAGAGGGAGTCCCGCCGCGAACGGAAAGTGGCTCGCGAGCCACCTCGTGAGGGACTTCGGCCGGGCCTACCTCTATACGAACTGA
- a CDS encoding FAD:protein FMN transferase, with protein MKRAIALPFAVLLLLSCRQGEPLTRTDFALGTVCSVRIFDHKDEKILDEAFSLLSSIEATFSPSIEGSDIWKVNHGGGRPTTVSPETAVVLSRALDYARTSGGAFDPAIGALVNVWAIGTDRAHIPSPEEIDHALATIDYRAVSLNGDAVVVGNPETRLDLGAIVKGYASDELASLFTARGVRSAIVDLGGNIFAVGSRPDGTPWRIGIQDPEGPKGSYVGILRVRNKAVVTSGVYERFFMQDGVRYHHLLDPSTGYPARTGLLSVTVVHPKGIDADALSTTLFVLGMERGHAYLREQHPEAEALFIGEDHTIWMTPGLEGAFTLTAETYSLERLP; from the coding sequence ATGAAACGAGCCATTGCCCTCCCCTTCGCCGTCCTCCTCCTCCTTTCGTGTCGGCAGGGAGAACCTCTCACGAGGACCGATTTCGCCCTCGGCACCGTCTGCTCGGTGAGGATCTTCGACCACAAGGACGAGAAGATCCTCGATGAGGCCTTCTCCCTCCTCTCCTCCATCGAAGCCACCTTCTCACCCTCCATAGAAGGGAGTGATATCTGGAAGGTCAATCACGGTGGAGGAAGGCCCACCACCGTGTCACCGGAGACCGCCGTCGTACTCTCACGGGCCCTCGACTATGCTCGCACCTCTGGGGGGGCCTTCGATCCCGCGATAGGGGCCCTGGTGAACGTGTGGGCCATCGGGACCGACCGGGCACATATCCCTTCGCCGGAGGAGATCGACCATGCCCTCGCCACCATCGACTACCGAGCCGTCTCACTGAACGGAGATGCGGTCGTAGTCGGGAACCCCGAGACCAGGCTCGACCTCGGGGCCATCGTGAAGGGGTATGCGAGCGATGAACTCGCCTCGCTCTTCACGGCAAGGGGAGTACGGTCGGCCATCGTGGACCTCGGAGGGAACATCTTCGCGGTGGGGAGCCGGCCCGACGGCACACCCTGGAGGATAGGGATCCAGGATCCGGAAGGTCCGAAAGGGAGCTACGTGGGGATCCTCAGGGTGAGGAACAAGGCGGTGGTGACCTCCGGCGTCTACGAACGCTTCTTCATGCAGGACGGGGTACGCTACCACCACCTTCTCGATCCTTCCACCGGATATCCGGCGAGGACCGGCCTCCTGAGCGTCACCGTGGTGCATCCCAAGGGGATCGATGCCGATGCCCTTTCCACCACACTCTTCGTCCTCGGGATGGAAAGGGGCCATGCCTATCTGCGCGAACAGCATCCTGAGGCCGAAGCCCTCTTCATAGGAGAGGATCACACCATATGGATGACCCCAGGACTCGAAGGGGCCTTCACCCTCACCGCCGAGACCTACTCGCTCGAGAGACTTCCCTAA
- a CDS encoding NusG domain II-containing protein, producing MRRSMGIGDWVIIVFALFALTGVLAAAYTRPMGPLVVRVESEGGVFLYPLDEDRTLEVEGPLGPEKVIIRNGAVWIEEAPCPDKLCIAMGRISSPGQWIACLPNRIFVMVEGRKGSSPVDGTTF from the coding sequence ATGCGTAGATCCATGGGAATCGGTGACTGGGTGATCATCGTGTTCGCTCTCTTCGCACTTACAGGTGTGCTCGCCGCGGCCTATACCCGTCCGATGGGGCCCCTCGTGGTGCGGGTGGAAAGCGAGGGGGGAGTCTTCCTCTATCCTCTCGACGAGGACAGGACCCTGGAGGTGGAAGGTCCTCTCGGACCTGAGAAAGTGATCATCCGGAACGGGGCGGTGTGGATTGAAGAGGCGCCGTGTCCCGACAAGCTCTGTATTGCCATGGGGAGGATATCCTCGCCGGGTCAGTGGATCGCCTGTCTTCCCAACCGGATATTCGTCATGGTGGAGGGGAGGAAGGGCTCTTCCCCGGTGGACGGGACCACCTTTTAG
- a CDS encoding ATP-binding protein translates to MRLRGIRLIGFGKFSEVRFELGPVTVFHGPNEAGKSTVCDALYDLIASGRKDLDRYGRAGERRVEGEWVGEEWHVPASLFSEVFAIRSGRVEVDFSSQRGAAQFIQEQLFAGGVNLERLISEVEKAGREEGRETVQMRERREVRARLAEVDAQIRRWEERLSGREVVWGELRRREERLGALERERRGVEERERELDRRIQEQEEWRRLRELEQAWERVRRVREIKEEVGRLRVVCGEGVRQEGEALRREWDACREEVRRLGEEVELRRVDLRRAEEVLAGVEERVRGREEKERVLVTGEGWRRRGMWMMVAGGVGMCVGVGMAGWLGWVGAGVGVAVAGLGGMVVGLVWRVRGTGMVRRVVGEGRLREAWARWRAEGEGVRREWEVWREEVRRLGEEVGGVERGWVEARRREEEAGRRLREWLGRVGVRTWEEYGAEVARYREVVRSLEAEEGWVRRAMERSGKTSLVDLERYIAMERDGCRLRLRGEELTEEERIVLRNEREDLRKVREGLDREYEHVLEEVARLKGRMGNYSEAMEELFRLRGERERLIRELSRLEAEKSAYALLTEVFSRLRERMAEDFAGLVSRVRPYYEMITGGGEREVMLDAVSLKGIRAMDAQGIPRELPQLSKGTMGAFYLGCRLAMAELSETPGVIVLDEAFESLDPSRRRGAVRALHRLVDKGWQICLFTSFPDVVSVVREEFPNARIHDLGGDHA, encoded by the coding sequence ATGAGGCTCAGGGGGATAAGGCTGATCGGGTTCGGAAAGTTCTCGGAGGTACGGTTCGAGCTGGGGCCGGTGACGGTGTTCCACGGGCCCAACGAGGCGGGGAAGTCCACGGTGTGCGATGCGCTCTACGATCTCATCGCCTCGGGCAGGAAGGATCTCGACCGCTATGGGAGGGCGGGGGAGCGGAGGGTGGAGGGGGAGTGGGTGGGAGAGGAGTGGCATGTTCCCGCTTCTCTGTTCTCCGAGGTGTTTGCGATACGTTCCGGCAGGGTGGAGGTGGATTTCTCGAGTCAGCGGGGGGCGGCCCAGTTCATCCAGGAGCAGCTGTTCGCAGGGGGGGTGAACCTGGAACGGTTGATCTCGGAGGTGGAGAAGGCGGGGAGGGAGGAGGGGCGCGAGACGGTGCAGATGAGGGAACGGAGGGAGGTGAGGGCGCGACTCGCCGAGGTGGATGCGCAGATCCGGAGGTGGGAGGAGCGGCTTTCGGGGAGGGAGGTGGTGTGGGGGGAGCTCCGGCGTAGGGAGGAGCGGCTTGGGGCGCTTGAGCGGGAGCGGCGCGGGGTGGAGGAGCGTGAACGGGAGCTGGATCGGCGGATTCAGGAGCAGGAGGAGTGGCGCCGGTTGAGGGAGCTGGAACAGGCGTGGGAGAGGGTGCGGCGGGTGAGGGAGATCAAGGAGGAGGTGGGACGGTTGAGGGTGGTGTGTGGTGAGGGTGTCCGGCAGGAGGGGGAGGCCTTGCGGCGTGAGTGGGATGCGTGCAGGGAGGAGGTGCGACGGCTGGGTGAGGAGGTGGAGCTCCGAAGGGTGGATCTCCGCAGGGCCGAGGAGGTGTTGGCGGGGGTGGAGGAGAGGGTGAGGGGGCGCGAGGAGAAGGAGAGGGTGTTGGTGACGGGGGAGGGATGGCGCCGGAGGGGGATGTGGATGATGGTGGCGGGGGGAGTGGGTATGTGTGTGGGGGTGGGGATGGCAGGATGGCTGGGATGGGTGGGTGCGGGGGTGGGGGTGGCGGTGGCGGGGCTCGGGGGGATGGTGGTGGGGTTGGTGTGGCGGGTGCGGGGTACGGGGATGGTGCGGCGGGTGGTGGGTGAGGGGAGGTTGAGGGAGGCCTGGGCACGGTGGAGGGCCGAGGGGGAGGGGGTGCGGCGTGAGTGGGAGGTGTGGAGGGAGGAGGTGCGACGGCTGGGTGAGGAGGTGGGAGGGGTGGAGAGGGGGTGGGTGGAGGCGCGGAGGAGGGAGGAGGAGGCCGGCCGGCGGTTGCGGGAGTGGCTGGGGCGGGTGGGGGTTCGCACCTGGGAGGAGTACGGCGCAGAGGTGGCGCGGTATCGGGAGGTGGTGCGTAGTCTTGAGGCCGAGGAGGGCTGGGTGAGGAGGGCGATGGAGCGGAGCGGAAAGACCTCCCTGGTGGATTTGGAACGGTATATCGCCATGGAGAGGGATGGCTGTAGGCTCAGGCTCCGGGGGGAGGAGCTCACGGAGGAGGAGCGGATCGTCCTCCGGAACGAACGGGAAGATCTCCGGAAGGTTCGAGAGGGGCTCGATCGTGAGTACGAGCATGTCCTCGAAGAGGTGGCGAGGCTCAAGGGGCGGATGGGGAACTACAGTGAGGCCATGGAAGAGCTCTTCCGTCTGAGGGGGGAGCGGGAACGTCTCATCCGGGAGCTCTCCCGTCTGGAGGCCGAGAAATCCGCCTACGCCCTTCTCACGGAGGTGTTCTCCCGTCTTCGTGAGCGGATGGCGGAGGACTTCGCCGGGCTCGTTTCCAGGGTGAGGCCCTACTACGAGATGATCACCGGGGGTGGGGAACGGGAGGTGATGCTCGACGCGGTCTCTCTGAAGGGGATCCGGGCCATGGACGCCCAGGGAATACCGAGGGAGTTGCCTCAGCTCTCAAAGGGGACCATGGGGGCCTTCTATCTCGGTTGTCGGCTCGCCATGGCCGAACTCTCTGAGACACCGGGGGTGATCGTGCTCGACGAGGCCTTCGAGTCCCTGGACCCTTCTCGGAGACGGGGTGCGGTTCGGGCGCTCCATCGTCTGGTGGACAAGGGATGGCAGATCTGCCTCTTCACGAGCTTCCCTGATGTGGTTTCCGTGGTGAGAGAGGAATTCCCGAATGCACGGATCCACGATCTCGGGGGTGATCATGCGTAG
- a CDS encoding metallophosphoesterase family protein, whose translation MARVRFLHAADVHVALREREYCLEVVDEVAEVAKDAGVDFVVVPGDLFDSFEDMAALWGEVWRRLCGVGVPVYYCVGNHEFLKKGAHEFSEFSTPEGLFWSFDGVGVWEGEGYEVVGVPYRREGYEGGGGLARKRGVRVVMAHGTVQDAFWFSSEEDPAILDPVFLRDFEPDYVALGHIHRECEVRFGDVVFRYAGSARVWREGEEGPRRVLVVEAGEGGVRVESVALERAGRFRVTEVVFGVERVEEEEGFWDGVGPYDRVHVVLRGVVDGLDRVESWKRGLLERYGDRVRTITFEEEVAALRVLSSHRFVQMFLEEMERSRGGCEERVWRDALRLGLLRIREEIER comes from the coding sequence ATGGCACGGGTGAGGTTTCTTCATGCGGCGGACGTGCACGTGGCCCTCAGGGAGCGCGAGTACTGTCTCGAGGTGGTGGATGAAGTGGCCGAGGTGGCGAAGGATGCGGGTGTGGATTTCGTCGTGGTGCCGGGTGATCTCTTCGATTCCTTCGAGGATATGGCGGCCCTCTGGGGTGAGGTCTGGAGGAGGTTGTGCGGGGTGGGGGTGCCGGTCTACTACTGTGTGGGGAACCATGAGTTCCTCAAGAAGGGTGCGCACGAGTTCTCGGAGTTCTCCACGCCCGAGGGGCTCTTCTGGTCGTTCGATGGAGTGGGGGTATGGGAGGGGGAGGGATACGAGGTGGTGGGGGTGCCCTACCGGCGGGAGGGGTACGAGGGGGGTGGGGGGCTCGCACGGAAGAGGGGGGTGAGGGTGGTGATGGCCCACGGTACGGTCCAGGATGCCTTCTGGTTCTCGAGCGAGGAGGATCCTGCGATCCTCGATCCGGTGTTCCTGAGGGATTTCGAGCCTGACTATGTGGCGCTGGGGCACATTCACCGGGAGTGTGAGGTGCGGTTCGGGGATGTGGTCTTCAGGTATGCGGGGTCGGCGCGGGTGTGGAGGGAGGGGGAAGAGGGGCCTCGGAGGGTGCTCGTGGTCGAGGCGGGCGAAGGGGGGGTGCGGGTGGAGTCTGTGGCGCTGGAACGGGCGGGTCGGTTTCGGGTTACTGAGGTGGTCTTCGGGGTGGAGCGGGTTGAGGAGGAGGAGGGGTTCTGGGACGGTGTGGGGCCGTACGATCGGGTGCATGTGGTGCTCAGGGGGGTGGTGGATGGGTTGGATCGGGTGGAGTCCTGGAAACGGGGGCTCCTCGAGAGATATGGCGACAGGGTGCGTACGATCACCTTCGAGGAGGAGGTGGCGGCCTTGAGGGTTCTCTCTTCCCATCGGTTCGTACAGATGTTCCTGGAGGAGATGGAGCGGTCCCGAGGGGGGTGTGAGGAGCGGGTCTGGAGGGATGCCCTCCGCCTCGGGCTTCTGCGGATACGAGAGGAGATCGAGCGATGA
- a CDS encoding DUF362 domain-containing protein — translation MAYVITDDCVACGTCLPECPVEAISEGNPYVIDPDKCTDCGSCAEVCPAEAIHPGN, via the coding sequence ATGGCATACGTCATCACCGATGACTGCGTGGCCTGCGGGACCTGCCTTCCCGAATGCCCGGTGGAGGCGATCAGCGAAGGGAACCCCTACGTGATCGACCCCGACAAGTGCACCGACTGCGGCTCCTGCGCAGAGGTGTGCCCCGCAGAAGCCATCCATCCCGGCAACTGA
- a CDS encoding ferritin-like domain-containing protein, translating into MGEKGKEISRVDVNELLELLNAALAEEWLAYYQYWVGARVMEGPMRSEVEPELLTHATEELGHAELLAGRIIQLGGTPLLSPFEWQKVAGCDYAVPSDPYIEEILSQNLEGERCAIRRYEQIADFTNGKDHTTYQMAVQILNDELEHEQDIEDWLRDIERMKEELKKLRL; encoded by the coding sequence ATGGGAGAAAAAGGCAAGGAAATCAGTCGGGTCGATGTGAACGAGCTCCTCGAGCTCCTCAATGCGGCGCTCGCCGAGGAGTGGCTCGCCTACTACCAGTACTGGGTGGGGGCCAGGGTGATGGAAGGTCCCATGCGGAGTGAGGTGGAGCCCGAACTGCTCACCCACGCGACCGAGGAATTGGGTCATGCGGAGCTCCTGGCGGGGAGGATCATCCAGCTCGGGGGAACTCCGTTGCTCTCGCCCTTCGAGTGGCAGAAGGTGGCGGGTTGTGACTACGCGGTTCCTTCCGATCCTTACATCGAGGAGATCCTCTCACAGAACCTCGAGGGGGAGCGGTGCGCGATCCGTCGCTACGAGCAGATCGCGGACTTCACCAACGGGAAGGATCACACCACCTACCAGATGGCGGTGCAGATCCTGAACGACGAGCTGGAGCACGAGCAGGATATCGAGGATTGGCTCAGGGACATCGAGCGGATGAAGGAGGAGCTGAAGAAGCTGAGGCTCTGA